A stretch of DNA from Arachis hypogaea cultivar Tifrunner chromosome 19, arahy.Tifrunner.gnm2.J5K5, whole genome shotgun sequence:
TCaagatatttcaaataaaaagagcatcaatacagagaaatcaacgaatataactaaaataaagagcaacaaagagacacacaaaaaataataataaagagaatcaataaaagcattaacatataaaccacatatacgaacaatgtatatattaattgtgaatcacaaaaaaaaaaagacaatatatatatgaattgaagtacacatgacaaaatagaatattacaaaacaaaattatagtaagattatttaaaaataacgTAAAGATGAcacattttttttgttaatgagaaactaagaaaaaaaagtatgtgtctaataataagcaattaaaataaacaaaaattttaaaaaaaataaaatgtataaataaagataaaaaaataaaaattaaataaattataaaaattgtaccttaaacacgagagagagaaagagagggagggagggagagagagaaagagaaaagagaaccaatgagtaaaaaatatttgatcttgtataaatagatggtattgaaaaaaataaactaattaaattaattcatatatttcattatcatatttattatttattaaataatttgatatttactccaatcaaatcaaataattaatataattaatcaaattaattaattgatataattaattataattaatcaattcatataaATGATAATAAATGGTGAAATTTaaatgtctaatcaaattaattaattgatataattaattaattataattaatttgctttaacaaattaaataaaataaataagaaaacactATGTTACATCAATTTCATCATTAaatgcaaaaattttatttttatataatagaataaatagaataaatagataataaagacGATGGCGGCATCCTGCGCCTGAGCAGCAAGTTGAGCAGCCCCAAGACGATGGTGGCCAAGGTGATGGGGAAAGCAATCTCGTTTCACAACCTGTGAAGATTGAGATATCTCGGCCAATTGCTTCTAAGGAAGAGGCATCTCaacaggtaactgaaattttataTATTCATGCTTTTATGATTTAAGTAGATCAATTATATTTAATGCCAAATTTTTCTCATATAGGATCATGATATGAAAAGGCCTTCGAAGCTGTTACTCAGAAGAATTCTCTCTGTCGGCAATCTCTCCAATAGTGAATCCCTTGCAGGGTGCATCTTTAGCAACAGCAACAAAGTTTGCTAACTTGATGAAGTTCATTCCAACGCCCGAATTTAagccaccaaaaaaaaaagaattgaagaCTTTATCTAAATATGTATAGGGGCTTCTGTTTTGTGTAATTAGATTTTTCTAATGGACAATGAATAGATGGTGAATTATGATCCTTTAAGCTTTTTTTAATGTCTTGCTTTTGAGGAAACTACGGATAGCAGCTTCATGTTTCTTGGCTGTCTTTTATCTccgtcttttgttgttttttgcTAAACAATGGAATTTATCTTAATATACTATGCTTTGTGGTTTACCAATCACTCTTGTTGCCTTATTTAAGTTCCACTGGTTTTGGTTCATTTCATGCAcaaacaaaaataacaataattttatAGTTAACAACATTTTTATTCCATCAACAACAAGTTTTTTTTACATCTACTGCTAACAGGAATCCTAAACCACCAACTCATTTACAATACAGGATAATCATTAACACTATCAATACAGACACAACTAACACTAACAACTGGGTAATCACTTTTTGTATATGGACATCCTCTTCCAACCTCCGAAGTCTCCAATCAAAATTCACCTTCACTTCATAATCATCACCACAAGATTCTGACTTATcaacttgttcctcattctcagAATTTGCCCAAACAAAACATGTACACCATATCTTCCCACTTGTCTGTAACCAAGAAGAGATCAAAGTTCAGACAAGAACAACAGAAGAACAGCGTGAGGTAAGGACAATCATAAGAACAAAAGTAATTTTTCTAATCCACATTATAATTGGGGCAACCATAAAATGGTTTGTTCGAATTTGAATCTGTGCCAGATCATCTGAGAACCGACCGGCAGCCACAACCGCACCATTTTGGCGGCCCCGATCTTCTGCTTTTAGTTGGCGTTCTCGTCCGGTTCCAGCTAGATGGAGAACGAACAGAGCTTCCACCTGCAGTGCTACCACCACCCATCATCGGCATGAGCAACAGCCCCAGACGGAAAAATGAGGAGAGAGcgatgaacaagaagaagagatgaacttTATGAAaatttggggatttagggttagATATAATGGGAGGGACCAACGTGGGTACAAATTGGAAATTAGCTAGCTCAGCTAGCCGTTAGAGTCCTCCAGCATAGCAAACCGAAACCACGTCAACGCTCCAGTGATGACTTATCACCAGAAAAATGTCCAGAGACCACTTTGAGTGCTCGGAGTTCTATCTGGAGGACTACAATGGATAAATCGGGATCTTGAGAATTATATTGGGTATTTGGGCGAATCTTAGGGACGACTATAGGTATTTACTCGAATTTTAATGATAAGTATATTGAGTGTTTGTTTAGATgctattaaattgataaaaatagatcttttttcaattaaaaaagatttttttattttttagtgtgtttggcaaagttttaataataaaaataaaaatgctaaaaaaatattaaaaatttttttttgaaaagctgtattatattttttttaaaagatttttttcttaaaaaaaatatttttcacataataaatgaacaaaaatgtACTTTTGTCTTATTTTATCCAAACacaattgatagataaaaagatctttttacataagatatctaaatataaaatcacttttatttttgttaaagatcttttaaaaaaagtgcTTGTTTCAGCgtcattaaaaaaatctttttttatttttatcttattttatccaaaGTGTTTGCttcggtacgatgataaattcgtacgtaccgatacgtttaaaatatagacaaataataataagtcatgtgaaatttattttccacgtcagcaacagatttttttaaaaaaatatatatatcatatcactaattttactaaaatatctttataatttaataaaaataaaaattatttttttatttaattttttaaaagacttaaataccctttttttttatatgttagaCAAAAATGACTCTTCTAGAAAGTATTGATCATATAAACAGATTCAAAAACAGATACAATTTTTCGCCATGAATCATGGCACTCATACAATGCAAGTTTGTATGATCCAGGCCCAAGGGAAGGAACCAAGCAGAAAAGAAACAAATTAGCAGAGGTACCAGATGTAGATCAAGTGAAAACATCCTAAATAACTATTTACATTCAAATAAACCAAATATCCCAGGTCTAAACTATAAATCAAgcgaaaataaaaattactagGAACCTAGAGAGAAAGAGTACCTCCCAACTCCGATGTTGATTCACATTACACTACAATACAGAAATTAGTGTCTTTTACCAAGGGATTTATTATGCAACTCTAGCAATCCTTGAAGAGATTCCAAGGACCATGTTTCCTCATGTTGAGCATATACCTTCTGATGTAGCGAGTCTATTATTATGCTGACATTACCAAATCCATATATTTGGTGACCGTTGTGCATTCTACCAGGCTTAATATTGAACAACAAACCATGATGCTGGGCATGAGCCTCAATGACTTCTTTCAAGCTCAAATCATGCACACCATCTGCGTTGGCACCACCCAATGCTGCAGCAGCTTGCTGTTGAGCATAGGTTACTACTGCTTTCTGCTGAGCCTCAAATTGTCGTTGCTCACGTACCCGAAGATAGCTGATATTCTCCTTCAAACCAGGTTGGAAAACCTCCATTCCGTCAACAGCCTGACTCATCATATCTAAACCACGGTTAATCTGGAATCGGATACTTTCATTTGCCAATAGTTCTTCTGGAATAAGCTCCTTCCATCCATTATACCACTTCATAACTTCTTCAAAGTTAGGATTTGAGCACAACCACTGATACAAAACCTGAAGCCACTTTGTGAAGAAGAACTTCTCCATCATGTCCACCATGATATGAATTGGAATCACAGAAGCCCATTTAATTACCCAAAAAAATTGATCGAGCTTCTGACTTGCTGGATTGACTTCAAACTCCTGCAAGACAAGTTGCAACTTAGGCACAATAAATCGAAGCATAAGTTGTTCCCAACTTACAGCATCAAAGACAGTCTTCCACGGAGACAATATGGTATATGCAGAGGCGTCACTTGGATGCCAGGCACCAAGAACAGAACTCAATTTAGAACGAATGACCTGGTAAATACCTTCCAACTTGTGCTCTATCCTTGGTAGCCATGGATGCACCCAAGTGTGGATAGGAATGGTCTCTAGATGTGGTTCCCAAGTATCTACAGCAGCTGACAATTTTGGTAAGACTATATTCTCCAATATGGCAGTGAGGACCGAAGGAGGAAGCAACTTCTCCCACAAATCAAGAAATCGTAGCATTGGCTCAGGATACCGTGGATCCCAATCTTGGACCATTCTAATAAACAAAGGAAGAGCATATGAGCAAGCAATGCAGGACAAATTACACACCTTGTAGCTATCGGCATATCTCTTATGCAAGTCACTGAAGCATCTAGCAAGGAAATCTAATGTTAGTGTTCCAGAAGTGCTCTCTTCAGCTACTTGGTCCAAGACACTCATTATTTCCTCCATATTATCCAGTTGACGCTTTTGGAATGCTGCTTCAGATTCtaacttctctttttcttttttcaagctGAGAGCTGTCTCCCTTTCTCTCCTCAAATCTCTATCAATCTCTTGAATGTCAGCCTCAGCCAACCGAACAATCAACCCAACGTTATGCTGAAGTTCCGGCATTGGGACTTCCTCCTCCTTTGCTTTCTCCTCAGCATTTAAATCAGATAAATTTGTATAAACCCGAACTTGTGGCCCCCTCATATCATAAACCTTCTGAACAACCTCCAAATTCTGTTCTTGCTTGCTTGCCAACAACTCCTCAGCAGTAACATACacttcctcctctttcttcttcttcaaccgtgACTGCTTTGACCACAGCCTCTCCTTTGTTCTGCTAGCCGCAGGCTGCACTGCTTCCACCGTGCTTTTGTTCTGTTGCTGCAAAACAGGCAACGATGGTGGCGGCGCCTCCCTTGCATCACTAAAACCAATACCTGAATTCTTAGCCCTCATTTTCACCTCGATAGGAGCCACAATACCTTGCTCATTCTTTCCAAGACCGCCCCCTCTATAACCCATCTTTTCCAACAGCTTCATCCCTATTCCATTGTTATAGAATTTCCCCGCATTACCAAAACCATCTTGATCCGAACTCTGACGCTGACCcctcttcttctccaatttctcCCTCTCCCTTTCCCTCTCCCTCCGCATCGCCCCTTCCTTAATCTTCTTCCCAAAAGCCGTAGGCAAAAAATTAtgatcatcaccatcatcaatattCTCATCAGAACCATTATTCCTATCACCATTACTACTAGTGAATCCTAAACCAGCATCTGAAGTGGGAGCAGATCTCATTCCAAGACCTAAACCTGGCCTATTCTCACTAACATAACCATCTTTTTCCCCATGTTCTTTAGAATTTCTATTGTTATCAACAACATCTTGATTCGGCATAAAAGTTCCAGTAGAAATAAAATTCACCCGCTTGGTGAGGTCCTGTTTCTTGGAAAGGTCCTTCCTGCGTTTCTTGCTGGAATAATCGGCGTCGTCCTCATCGTCGGAGCCGGCAAAAACACCGTAGAGGACATCATCTCTAGTCTGAATAGGCTTCTCTTTGCGCTTTTTGTAGTAGAATTCGCCGCCAATCCACTGGCCTTCTTCGAAATCGTTGTCCGTTTGGAACATCTCCATCTCTTGGTCCTCGTCCATGGTTTAGGGCACACGGCGGAGGGACTGAGAAGGAGGACGTGCGGGATGTGAGGGTATCTAACGTGTGGTGCGGTGGCAGAGAGAGGATGAGTGATGTGGATGATGATTTCACACAAATTCACCAACAATGAAACCAAACTCCTGAACCTTTTTATACGTTTCGCTTGTATTATTTATAATCCTTAAAATTGTtaccaaaatgaaataaaatccaAGAATTTTAATGATAAGTATACTGAGAATTTGTTTGGACGCTATCTATCTATCTTATTTTAATGATAAGTATACTgagaactaaaaaaaaaaaaaggtgagaTGTTAATTAAttctgaatttaaatttaaatttaaatttgtataagaaaatattttgaatttttttcattaatcaaaattaatgttaaaataaaaaattattttatatatcatattataaaatagtatagttatttatttttttaatagtaattattgtcaaataaaatgatataaaaataaaaaaatattttaatctaaaaataataatttattttttaatagaataaattatatatagtttATTTTTATACAATTTAATATACTCAATTACGGTATTTTGGtaatattactaaaaaatattaagtttAGAAGCTTGAAAATtatgtcataaaatataaaattttaaccgGTAATAACGTTGATCATATTGGTTGACTTCctgaatgaatatgataccaatAAATAAATCCGTCACAGTTAAATTTTATCAAAGACAAATCTCCATAAGTATTGCTATCATCAATGAGAATTGTTCTACTTTCAAgacaaatattattttcttttactgtATTTTCCAACTGGGTAGGTCGATAACTAATCCTCCACGGATTGAAGTTACATTTATTAAGGGTCTGCCTAGCCAATGAGTTGTTACATACACTTTGAAACTCTAATACTTACTTACGTAGACGAGTGAGATAACTACTCAATCAATCCAAATCAgttaagacaaatactaattatttttaatatttttaacattaaaaataattaaattttaattttaattttaattttgtaaaatatttatagtaataattattatatatatcttttgtttaatttttttaataaaaaaattatatatttttattaattattccgtATAGTGTATGGGAATATACACtagttttcttaaattagtataattatgtattattcattaaatattaattataatattataatataattataataaaaatattttttaaaaataaatttatttaaaaaaatataaattagttattaataaccagtgccataatcatataattatcatattattattattattattattattattattattattattattattatagttaaaataattaaaaatattttcgattgataattgataagtagtttaataatgtttttatataactataataaaaatatttttttaaattaatataatta
This window harbors:
- the LOC112779340 gene encoding septin and tuftelin-interacting protein 1 homolog 1-like isoform X1; its protein translation is MDEDQEMEMFQTDNDFEEGQWIGGEFYYKKRKEKPIQTRDDVLYGVFAGSDDEDDADYSSKKRRKDLSKKQDLTKRVNFISTGTFMPNQDVVDNNRNSKEHGEKDGYVSENRPGLGLGMRSAPTSDAGLGFTSSNGDRNNGSDENIDDGDDHNFLPTAFGKKIKEGAMRREREREREKLEKKRGQRQSSDQDGFGNAGKFYNNGIGMKLLEKMGYRGGGLGKNEQGIVAPIEVKMRAKNSGIGFSDAREAPPPSLPVLQQQNKSTVEAVQPAASRTKERLWSKQSRLKKKKEEEVYVTAEELLASKQEQNLEVVQKVYDMRGPQVRVYTNLSDLNAEEKAKEEEVPMPELQHNVGLIVRLAEADIQEIDRDLRRERETALSLKKEKEKLESEAAFQKRQLDNMEEIMSVLDQVAEESTSGTLTLDFLARCFSDLHKRYADSYKEFEVNPASQKLDQFFWVIKWASVIPIHIMVDMMEKFFFTKWLQVLYQWLCSNPNFEEVMKWYNGWKELIPEELLANESIRFQINRGLDMMSQAVDGMEVFQPGLKENISYLRVREQRQFEAQQKAVVTYAQQQAAAALGGANADGVHDLSLKEVIEAHAQHHGLLFNIKPGRMHNGHQIYGFGNVSIIIDSLHQKVYAQHEETWSLESLQGLLELHNKSLGKRH
- the LOC112779340 gene encoding septin and tuftelin-interacting protein 1 homolog 1-like isoform X2; protein product: MDEDQEMEMFQTDNDFEEGQWIGGEFYYKKRKEKPIQTRDDVLYGVFAGSDDEDDADYSSKKRRKDLSKKQDLTKRVNFISTGTFMPNQDVVDNNRNSKEHGEKDGYVSENRPGLGLGMRSAPTSDAGLGFTSSNGDRNNGSDENIDDGDDHNFLPTAFGKKIKEGAMRREREREREKLEKKRGQRQSSDQDGFGNAGKFYNNGIGMKLLEKMGYRGGGLGKNEQGIVAPIEVKMRAKNSGIGFSDAREAPPPSLPVLQQQNKSTVEAVQPAASRTKERLWSKQSRLKKKKEEEVYVTAEELLASKQEQNLEVVQKVYDMRGPQVRVYTNLSDLNAEEKAKEEEVPMPELQHNVGLIVRLAEADIQEIDRDLRRERETALSLKKEKEKLESEAAFQKRQLDNMEEIMSVLDQVAEESTSGTLTLDFLARCFSDLHKRYADSYKVCNLSCIACSYALPLFIRMVQDWDPRYPEPMLRFLDLWEKLLPPSVLTAILENIVLPKLSAAVDTWEPHLETIPIHTWVHPWLPRIEHKLEGV